One segment of Ziziphus jujuba cultivar Dongzao chromosome 12, ASM3175591v1 DNA contains the following:
- the LOC125418530 gene encoding LOW QUALITY PROTEIN: uncharacterized protein LOC125418530 (The sequence of the model RefSeq protein was modified relative to this genomic sequence to represent the inferred CDS: substituted 1 base at 1 genomic stop codon): protein MMAVEQVCPHRLVVQDISLSRRXQGFDFPWGKG from the exons ATGATGGCAGTCGAGCAAGTTTGCCCCCATCGTCTAGTGGTTCAGGACATCTCTCTTTCAAGGAGGTAGCAGGGATTCGACTTCCCCTGGGGTAAG GGTTGA